The Gammaproteobacteria bacterium genome contains a region encoding:
- a CDS encoding glutathione S-transferase family protein encodes MKLFWCPQTRASRAVWLLEEAGVEYERVLIDVRKKDAKNDPAFLAASPMRKVPALEDGAVRVADSAAICLYIADRYPQQALAPSVDSPLRGRYLFWMTYAPGVIEPAMAEKFAGWETARGQRGWGDFELMIETWERELGDAPWLLGEQFSAADIMVGSSAVFMRMFGIMPDSPRLNDYADRCLARPAYQRALALDEPSPA; translated from the coding sequence ATGAAACTGTTCTGGTGTCCGCAGACGCGCGCGTCGCGCGCGGTTTGGTTGCTGGAGGAAGCGGGCGTCGAATACGAGCGCGTGCTGATTGACGTGCGCAAAAAAGATGCAAAGAACGACCCGGCATTTCTCGCCGCCAGCCCGATGCGCAAAGTCCCGGCGCTCGAGGATGGTGCGGTGCGCGTCGCCGATTCAGCCGCGATTTGTCTTTACATTGCCGATCGCTATCCGCAACAGGCCCTGGCGCCGTCCGTCGACAGCCCGCTGCGCGGCCGCTACCTGTTCTGGATGACGTACGCGCCCGGCGTCATCGAACCGGCGATGGCCGAAAAGTTTGCCGGCTGGGAGACCGCCCGCGGTCAGCGTGGCTGGGGCGATTTTGAGTTGATGATCGAGACCTGGGAGCGCGAGCTGGGCGACGCGCCCTGGCTGCTTGGCGAGCAGTTTTCCGCCGCCGATATCATGGTCGGCTCGTCCGCGGTATTCATGCGCATGTTTGGCATCATGCCCGACTCGCCGCGGCTGAACGACTACGCCGACCGTTGCCTGGCGCGGCCTGCTTACCAGCGAGCGCTGGCACTGGATGAGCCGTCACCCGCGTAA
- a CDS encoding aminopeptidase, translated as MSFKNSLLALFFIATLNIGVAVAGEPDYDAVADNLVNGSLAVRPGEVIQINGNASQIALMEALYVAVSKAGGQPVVILSLPQASKRAIMQTPVEHLERVPTGQVSLARMFDGIINVASITDPGLFADVPEERLAATRRAGAPLNDVFRNVGLRSVSLGQTGGIPTAAYAASVGADHRKMTDAFWKALEVAPDQIEAAATLVTGMLAPGTDVHIKSKAGTDLRFRLSQQAARINAGRTMDVDVKTGPAQVWLPAGEAYATVAPGSASGTLVVDRTMFRGKPIEDLKMTFENGRMTSMSAGRNGDQLKEYFASTSDNTVELSIMDIGLNPASKPMGDAYMSWEMGGMVTVGLGNNAWAGGDNDADGTFSVHIPKADVEVGGTRVASNGKLSGTIMAAYRR; from the coding sequence ATGTCTTTTAAAAACAGCTTATTAGCTTTGTTTTTTATTGCGACGCTCAACATCGGCGTCGCTGTCGCGGGTGAGCCGGACTACGATGCTGTGGCCGATAACCTGGTCAATGGCTCGCTGGCGGTGCGTCCGGGCGAGGTGATCCAGATCAACGGCAACGCCTCGCAGATAGCGCTGATGGAGGCGTTGTATGTCGCGGTTTCGAAGGCCGGTGGCCAGCCGGTTGTTATTCTGTCGCTGCCGCAGGCATCGAAGCGCGCGATCATGCAGACGCCGGTGGAACATCTCGAACGCGTGCCGACCGGACAGGTATCGCTGGCGCGCATGTTTGACGGCATTATCAATGTCGCGTCGATTACTGATCCGGGGCTTTTCGCCGATGTGCCCGAAGAACGGCTGGCAGCGACACGTCGCGCCGGCGCGCCGCTGAACGATGTTTTCCGCAACGTCGGCCTGCGCTCGGTCTCGCTGGGCCAGACTGGTGGCATCCCGACCGCCGCCTACGCCGCATCGGTGGGTGCCGACCACCGCAAGATGACCGACGCCTTCTGGAAAGCGCTGGAAGTGGCGCCCGACCAGATCGAAGCGGCGGCAACACTGGTGACCGGAATGCTCGCGCCGGGAACTGACGTGCACATCAAATCAAAGGCGGGCACCGACCTGCGCTTCCGCCTGTCGCAGCAGGCTGCACGTATCAACGCCGGGCGCACTATGGATGTCGACGTAAAAACCGGTCCTGCACAGGTGTGGCTGCCGGCCGGCGAGGCGTACGCCACCGTTGCGCCGGGTTCTGCGAGCGGCACGCTGGTAGTCGACCGGACAATGTTCCGCGGCAAGCCAATCGAAGACCTGAAAATGACGTTTGAAAACGGCCGCATGACCAGTATGAGTGCCGGCAGGAACGGCGACCAGTTGAAAGAGTATTTCGCCTCGACCAGCGACAATACGGTGGAATTATCCATTATGGATATCGGGCTCAATCCGGCCAGCAAGCCAATGGGCGATGCCTACATGTCCTGGGAAATGGGCGGCATGGTTACCGTCGGGCTGGGTAATAATGCCTGGGCCGGTGGCGACAACGATGCTGACGGCACTTTCAGTGTGCACATTCCCAAAGCGGATGTAGAAGTTGGCGGAACCCGCGTTGCCTCCAATGGCAAGCTGTCGGGTACCATCATGGCTGCCTATCGTCGCTAG